From Deinococcus sp. HSC-46F16, the proteins below share one genomic window:
- the murJ gene encoding murein biosynthesis integral membrane protein MurJ, which yields MTVPPAAPDPSPPPQGPASPAPAPAPRRSLRVNTLIVMAGTLGSRLSGIVRQQIINLFDATLTDAFTVAVRVPNLLRELLAEGALVNSFIPVYKTLDVADRKKLAQAFSGVLIAVNLLLMALGIFAAPWIVDLLTAANSNVDPALATYMTRLVMPFLMLISLSAVAMGLLNADEHFKESSFAPVAFNIASIVALLLLPDTATWLAFGWLIGGVAQLVVQLPALSRFGVLPTPALRGHPALGRVLRQMAPFTLTAGARQVLNVYVTRLLTNSSQFPVGTQTGYANAEALFTMANGLFVVSPVLALFPRFSQHAADRDWAAFRALTVQGLRTTTFFAAPMSALLLALAPYAVSLFNLGRNFEVAKFQAGSGILTGWALALVPWAVVTVLLRTFYARERTREAVVVSAAGFVLEVGLYNLLVPRLGFLGFGLSTAISGVLMAGALVFMYRRALGFPSREVAGHLLRVVPVAAAAGLAAWLVSLVMPEPGFIVPGVVGLALAGGVGLAVYLAGALALRLPEVAGVLRRLGQ from the coding sequence GTGACCGTTCCGCCCGCTGCGCCCGATCCCAGTCCGCCGCCCCAGGGTCCGGCCTCGCCCGCCCCGGCTCCGGCTCCCCGGCGCTCGCTGCGGGTGAACACCCTGATCGTGATGGCGGGGACGCTGGGGTCGCGGCTTTCGGGCATTGTGCGGCAGCAGATCATCAACCTGTTCGACGCGACCCTCACCGACGCCTTCACGGTCGCGGTGCGGGTGCCCAACCTCTTGCGGGAGTTGCTGGCGGAGGGGGCGCTCGTCAACTCCTTCATTCCGGTCTACAAGACGCTGGACGTGGCCGACCGCAAGAAGCTGGCACAGGCCTTCAGCGGTGTGCTGATCGCGGTGAACCTGCTGCTGATGGCGCTGGGCATCTTTGCGGCCCCCTGGATCGTGGACCTGCTCACCGCCGCGAACTCCAACGTGGACCCGGCGCTGGCAACGTACATGACCCGGCTGGTGATGCCCTTTCTGATGCTGATCAGCCTCTCGGCGGTGGCGATGGGGCTGCTGAACGCCGACGAGCACTTCAAGGAAAGCAGCTTCGCGCCCGTCGCCTTCAACATTGCGTCCATCGTCGCGCTGCTGCTGCTGCCCGACACGGCGACGTGGCTGGCCTTCGGGTGGCTGATCGGCGGGGTGGCGCAACTCGTGGTGCAGCTTCCGGCGCTCTCGCGCTTCGGGGTGCTGCCCACGCCCGCGCTGCGCGGCCACCCGGCGCTGGGGCGGGTGCTGCGGCAGATGGCCCCCTTCACCCTGACGGCGGGGGCGCGGCAGGTCCTGAACGTCTACGTGACGCGGCTGCTCACAAACAGCAGTCAGTTTCCGGTGGGCACCCAGACGGGCTATGCCAACGCGGAGGCCCTCTTCACGATGGCAAACGGCCTCTTCGTGGTCTCGCCCGTGCTGGCCCTCTTTCCGCGCTTTTCGCAACACGCGGCTGACCGGGACTGGGCCGCGTTCCGGGCGCTGACGGTGCAGGGCCTGCGGACCACCACCTTTTTCGCCGCGCCCATGAGTGCGCTGCTGCTGGCGCTGGCTCCCTATGCCGTGAGTCTCTTCAACCTGGGCCGCAACTTCGAGGTCGCCAAGTTCCAGGCGGGGTCGGGCATCCTGACCGGGTGGGCGCTGGCGCTGGTGCCCTGGGCGGTCGTGACCGTGCTGCTGCGGACCTTCTACGCCCGCGAGCGCACGCGCGAAGCCGTGGTCGTCAGCGCCGCAGGCTTCGTGCTGGAGGTCGGGCTGTACAACCTGCTGGTGCCCCGGCTGGGCTTTCTGGGCTTCGGGCTGAGCACGGCGATCAGCGGCGTGCTGATGGCGGGAGCCCTCGTCTTCATGTACCGCCGCGCCCTGGGCTTCCCCTCGCGCGAGGTCGCCGGGCACCTGCTGCGGGTGGTGCCGGTGGCCGCCGCCGCCGGTCTGGCCGCGTGGTTGGTGTCGCTGGTGATGCCCGAGCCCGGCTTCATCGTGCCCGGCGTGGTCGGGCTGGCGCTGGCGGGCGGCGTGGGGCTGGCCGTGTACCTCGCCGGAGCGCTGGCCCTGCGGCTGCCGGAGGTGGCGGGGGTGCTGCGGCGACTGGGGCAGTAG
- a CDS encoding aminoglycoside phosphotransferase family protein encodes MTDAPVRLHADEIETNTGLVRRLLATQFPEWADLPVRVFSSAGSDNAIYRLGDALAVRLPRRPSAAGQVEQELAWLPRLAPHLPLTIPVPLALGQPGEGSPLTWGVYRWLPGEPAFRENLTDFPQAARDLAGFIRALQAMDPTGAPMADSTGGERGAPLLSRDAYTRENIARSPDDLDRVALTAAWEVALQAPVWDDAPVWIHGDLKSDNLLAEHGRLSAVIDFGALRVGDPACELAVAWNWLDAESRLVFREAVGCDEATWVRGRGWALSIAAAEIPYYLHTNPAMVARSRYALSQVLLDSPTR; translated from the coding sequence ATGACAGACGCTCCGGTCCGCCTCCACGCCGACGAGATCGAGACGAACACGGGACTGGTGCGGCGCCTGCTCGCCACTCAATTCCCGGAGTGGGCCGACCTGCCCGTGCGCGTGTTCTCCTCGGCGGGCAGCGACAACGCGATCTACCGCCTGGGGGACGCCCTCGCCGTGCGGCTGCCCCGCCGTCCCAGTGCCGCCGGGCAGGTGGAGCAGGAGCTGGCGTGGCTGCCGCGGCTCGCCCCGCATCTCCCGCTGACGATTCCGGTGCCGCTGGCCCTGGGTCAGCCGGGCGAGGGCTCCCCCCTGACCTGGGGCGTGTACCGCTGGCTGCCGGGCGAACCGGCGTTCCGGGAGAACCTGACTGACTTTCCGCAGGCAGCGCGCGACCTGGCGGGCTTCATCCGAGCACTGCAAGCGATGGACCCGACAGGTGCACCAATGGCAGACTCAACTGGCGGAGAACGCGGCGCCCCCCTGCTGAGCCGTGACGCCTACACCCGCGAGAACATCGCCCGGTCGCCCGACGATCTGGACCGGGTGGCCCTCACCGCAGCGTGGGAGGTGGCCCTGCAAGCGCCAGTCTGGGACGACGCCCCCGTCTGGATCCACGGCGACCTGAAATCCGACAACCTGCTGGCCGAGCACGGGCGCCTCAGCGCCGTGATCGACTTCGGAGCGCTGCGGGTGGGCGACCCGGCGTGTGAGCTGGCCGTGGCGTGGAACTGGCTGGACGCCGAATCGCGGCTGGTGTTCCGCGAGGCCGTGGGCTGCGACGAGGCAACCTGGGTGAGGGGGCGGGGCTGGGCGCTTTCTATCGCCGCCGCCGAGATTCCCTACTACCTGCACACCAACCCGGCGATGGTGGCGCGGTCGCGTTATGCCTTGTCGCAGGTGCTCCTCGACTCCCCCACCCGGTAG
- the hflX gene encoding GTPase HflX — protein MLGNTSGLRPAQLKSLGNLYRRRIEPGRVGSPELARNLAELSHDIRREISVLIDRRGRVLSVSVADAKGAELPDLRLGENRLAGFHLLHTHPRGGSLSKGDLSTLFLKRLDAVSAIEVRNEGQPGLVHTAHLTPPGTVGEEEDWRILDPVPSFQIDEFDLGAQVSALEEEIARAARTREAKKDRERAILVQIDQGEFDAEERLEELSELARTAGAEVVHKELVYRRHLKAGTLVGAGKLEELTSKAYHLDADLLIFGQELGPAQAREIEAATGLKILDRTQLILDIFALHAQGVESRLQVELAQLRYMKPRLLGAGAQLSRIGGSAGSAAGGSIGTRGPGETKLELDRRRINDRLAFLEKQLEGVAVRREERRKGRARNDVPVVSIVGYTNAGKSTLLNAFTHAAEEPRRVLAENKLFATLRPTSRQGFIEGIGPVVFTDTVGFIRDLPKDLARAFRATLEEIGDADVLLHVVDVAAPGADTRLDAVNRILEDLGFREMPTVVALNKAEAADPDVLEREVERTGGIPVSALKSLGLTDLKDALADAVAGVQRQELALREEARERAAEYR, from the coding sequence GTGCTTGGCAACACCTCGGGCCTGCGCCCGGCCCAACTGAAGTCCCTCGGGAACCTGTACCGCCGCCGCATCGAGCCGGGGCGGGTCGGCTCGCCCGAACTCGCCCGAAACCTCGCGGAACTCTCGCACGACATCCGCCGCGAGATCAGCGTGCTGATTGACCGCCGGGGCCGGGTGCTCTCGGTCAGCGTGGCGGACGCGAAGGGGGCCGAACTGCCCGACCTGCGCCTCGGCGAGAACCGGCTGGCGGGCTTCCACCTGCTGCACACCCACCCCCGCGGCGGGTCGCTCAGCAAGGGCGACCTTTCCACACTCTTCCTCAAGCGGCTGGACGCGGTGAGCGCCATCGAGGTGCGGAATGAGGGCCAGCCCGGTCTGGTTCACACCGCGCACCTCACCCCGCCCGGCACGGTGGGCGAGGAAGAAGACTGGCGCATCCTCGACCCGGTGCCCAGCTTCCAGATCGACGAGTTCGACCTCGGAGCGCAGGTGTCGGCGCTGGAGGAGGAAATCGCCCGCGCCGCCCGCACCCGCGAGGCGAAAAAGGACCGCGAACGGGCCATCCTCGTCCAGATCGACCAGGGCGAGTTCGACGCCGAGGAGCGGCTGGAGGAACTCTCGGAACTCGCCCGCACGGCGGGGGCCGAGGTCGTCCACAAGGAACTCGTCTACCGCCGCCATCTGAAAGCGGGGACGCTGGTCGGGGCGGGCAAGCTCGAAGAACTGACGAGCAAGGCCTACCATCTCGACGCCGACCTCCTGATCTTCGGGCAGGAACTCGGCCCGGCCCAGGCCCGCGAGATCGAGGCGGCGACCGGGCTGAAGATTCTGGACCGCACCCAGCTCATCCTCGACATCTTTGCGCTGCACGCGCAGGGGGTCGAGTCGCGGCTGCAGGTGGAACTCGCGCAGCTCCGGTACATGAAGCCCCGACTGCTGGGTGCGGGCGCTCAGCTCTCGCGCATCGGCGGCTCGGCGGGCAGCGCGGCGGGTGGCTCCATCGGCACGCGTGGCCCCGGTGAAACCAAGCTGGAGCTGGACCGCCGCCGCATCAACGACCGCCTCGCCTTTCTGGAGAAACAACTGGAAGGCGTCGCCGTTCGGCGCGAGGAACGGCGCAAGGGCCGTGCCCGCAATGACGTGCCCGTCGTGTCCATCGTGGGGTACACCAACGCGGGCAAGTCCACCCTGCTGAACGCCTTTACCCACGCCGCCGAGGAACCGCGCCGGGTGCTGGCCGAGAACAAGCTCTTCGCCACCCTGCGCCCGACCAGCCGCCAGGGCTTTATCGAGGGCATCGGCCCGGTGGTCTTTACCGACACGGTGGGCTTTATCCGCGACCTGCCCAAGGACCTCGCCCGCGCCTTCCGCGCCACGCTGGAGGAGATCGGGGACGCCGACGTGCTGCTGCATGTGGTGGACGTGGCGGCACCGGGGGCCGACACCCGCCTGGACGCGGTGAACCGCATCCTGGAGGACCTCGGCTTCCGCGAGATGCCCACCGTCGTCGCCCTGAACAAGGCTGAGGCCGCCGACCCCGACGTGCTGGAGCGCGAGGTGGAGCGTACGGGCGGCATTCCCGTCAGTGCCCTGAAGTCCCTGGGCCTGACCGACCTCAAGGACGCTCTCGCGGACGCGGTGGCCGGGGTGCAGCGCCAGGAACTCGCCCTGCGAGAGGAAGCGCGGGAGCGGGCGGCAGAGTACCGCTAG
- a CDS encoding spore photoproduct lyase family protein → MTSPLLDIRHIYLEPRVEEYARGREILARFPEAARTLVDSHWNIPGLHGNAGLVREWVRIKRQVLVLGVRKTFALRENGRSADWIAPGLANGCALSCAYCYVPRRKGFANPITTFVNVEDAERALRRHAEKLGPKAEPNQVDSHLWVYDIGENSDLSVDALLSDNVRDMVALYRTLPNAKASFATKYVNRDLLTYDPQSKTRIRFSLMPRPLARVLDVRTSPIRERIAAINDFVEAGYEVHLNFSPVVIYEGWTADYAELLREVRESLSEKARAQLAAEVIFLTHNAGLHEVNLGWHPKAESLLWTPQWQEQKRSQYGGENVRYRYGFKGKAVARFTELLARALPECRVRYAF, encoded by the coding sequence ATGACGTCCCCCCTGCTCGACATCCGGCACATCTACCTGGAGCCAAGGGTCGAGGAGTACGCGCGGGGGCGGGAGATTTTGGCGCGGTTTCCGGAGGCGGCACGGACGCTGGTGGACTCGCACTGGAATATTCCGGGGCTGCACGGCAACGCGGGGCTGGTGCGCGAGTGGGTACGGATCAAGCGGCAGGTGCTGGTGCTGGGGGTCCGCAAGACCTTCGCCCTGCGCGAGAACGGGCGCAGCGCGGACTGGATCGCGCCCGGCCTCGCCAACGGGTGTGCGCTGAGCTGCGCGTATTGCTACGTCCCCCGGCGCAAGGGCTTCGCCAACCCGATCACGACCTTTGTGAATGTGGAGGACGCGGAGCGGGCGCTGCGCCGCCACGCGGAGAAGCTGGGGCCGAAGGCGGAGCCCAATCAGGTGGACTCCCACCTGTGGGTCTACGACATCGGGGAGAACAGCGACCTGAGCGTGGACGCGCTGCTCTCGGACAATGTGCGCGACATGGTGGCGCTTTACCGCACCCTGCCCAACGCCAAAGCATCTTTTGCCACCAAGTATGTCAACCGCGACCTGTTGACCTACGACCCGCAGAGCAAGACCCGCATCCGCTTCTCGCTGATGCCGCGCCCCCTCGCCCGCGTGCTGGACGTGCGGACCTCGCCCATCCGGGAGCGCATCGCCGCCATCAACGACTTCGTGGAGGCGGGCTACGAGGTGCATCTCAACTTCTCGCCCGTCGTGATCTACGAGGGCTGGACCGCCGACTATGCGGAGCTGCTGCGCGAGGTGCGTGAGTCGCTTTCAGAAAAAGCCCGCGCCCAGCTTGCCGCCGAGGTGATCTTCCTGACGCACAATGCTGGTCTGCACGAGGTCAACCTGGGGTGGCACCCCAAGGCCGAATCCCTCCTGTGGACTCCGCAGTGGCAGGAGCAGAAGCGCTCGCAATACGGCGGCGAGAATGTCCGCTACCGTTACGGCTTCAAGGGGAAGGCGGTGGCCCGCTTCACGGAGCTGCTGGCGCGGGCGTTGCCGGAGTGCCGGGTGCGGTATGCGTTTTAG
- a CDS encoding endonuclease/exonuclease/phosphatase family protein gives MVRSRLAWLYLLTVALIWALGEWVGERTVPTLLLAYAPPLLWLLPAPLVLGWTLWRRRGVAVALAGTLLAAGGAGLLHWRPQTDGPLRVVTFNVAQGLRGSPDEIAAALRAADADLLLLQETNFVRPGFREALLARLPGYAVRTGYEVTTLSRLPVLSATNHAAPGTRRTFLETRVRWRGQEVRVLNVHLGTVLVSSVRRGDFDRVRQTRDVRTAQVSRLSAIAGKGTGPLLLGGDLNTPPRGLAYQELRRSVGPDAHDLVGRGPGWTFPGLWLRIDHLMAQGLTPTRTRVLPESGSDHRALLAEYR, from the coding sequence ATGGTTCGTTCGCGCCTCGCCTGGCTGTATCTGCTGACGGTCGCGCTGATCTGGGCGCTGGGCGAGTGGGTCGGGGAGCGGACGGTGCCCACGCTGCTGCTCGCCTACGCGCCGCCGCTGCTGTGGCTGCTGCCCGCGCCACTGGTGCTGGGGTGGACGCTGTGGCGACGGCGGGGGGTGGCGGTCGCGCTGGCGGGAACGCTCCTCGCCGCCGGGGGTGCGGGTCTGCTGCACTGGCGGCCCCAGACGGACGGGCCGCTGCGGGTCGTCACCTTCAACGTGGCGCAGGGGCTGCGCGGGTCCCCGGACGAGATCGCGGCGGCGCTGCGGGCGGCGGACGCGGACCTGCTGCTGCTTCAGGAAACCAACTTCGTGCGCCCCGGCTTCCGCGAGGCCCTGCTCGCCCGGCTGCCCGGCTACGCGGTGCGGACGGGATATGAGGTGACCACCCTCTCACGCCTGCCCGTTCTGTCAGCCACCAACCATGCGGCGCCGGGCACCCGCCGCACCTTTCTGGAAACGCGGGTGCGCTGGCGGGGCCAGGAGGTGCGGGTGCTCAACGTGCATCTGGGAACCGTCCTTGTGTCCAGCGTGCGGCGCGGCGACTTTGACCGTGTGCGCCAGACGCGGGACGTGCGGACGGCGCAGGTGTCGCGGCTTTCGGCCATCGCAGGGAAGGGGACAGGGCCGCTGCTGTTGGGCGGCGACCTCAACACGCCGCCACGTGGTCTGGCCTACCAGGAGTTGCGGCGCTCGGTGGGGCCGGACGCCCACGACCTCGTCGGGCGGGGGCCAGGGTGGACCTTTCCGGGCTTGTGGTTGCGAATCGACCATCTGATGGCCCAGGGCTTGACGCCGACGCGAACAAGGGTCTTGCCGGAATCGGGCAGTGACCACCGGGCGCTGCTGGCGGAGTACCGCTGA
- a CDS encoding family 1 glycosylhydrolase: protein MHNLELWAGVEPTVSRVGNDYLDQNALSGFDHRLDDLDRLADLGITAMRFPLLWERTAPYGPERADWHWADTRLARLADRGVEPIVGLVHHGSGPRHTHLLDPGFVKGVQAYARAVAERYPHLGAYTPVNEPLTTARFSALYGHWYPHARDERSFWTALFHQLQATALAMREIRAVNPAARLIQTEDLGRTYSTPRMRYQADFENERRWLSLDLLLGRVDEGHPMWKYLRWIGAPEHEVRWFAENPCPPDVLGLNVYVTSERFLDERLSHYPGHTHGGNGRDRYADVEAVRVRGEGIGGPGDRLREAHARYGLPLAITEVHLGCTREEQLRWLAGAWQAAQEVRAEGADVRAITVWAAMGAWEWNSLLTRRDGHYESGLWDIRSPEPRPTALVTLARELATGQTPSHPVLAGPGWWERPGRLTFPPFGPVRADEPAGAPILITGATGTLGQALARECEGRGLPYRLLRRNDCDIADAASVARALAEHQPWAVVNAAGYVRVDDAERDPRNDRENVDGPRLLAGACAGAGVRLVTFSSDLVFDGRKGAPYVELDPPNPLNAYGRSKRAAEEAVLGALPEALVIRTSAFFGPWDPYNFAAHVVRELGAGRVLRAADDQVVSPTYVPDLTRAVLDLLIDGERGVWHLANPGAVSWADFARMVADVTGLDAGLVEGVPTAELGLPALRPAFSALGSERGEVMPSFVDALGRWAQHAELPERAELAAD from the coding sequence ATGCACAACCTGGAACTGTGGGCGGGGGTCGAGCCGACCGTCAGCCGCGTGGGGAACGATTACCTCGACCAGAATGCCCTGAGCGGCTTCGATCACCGGCTGGACGACCTCGACCGCCTGGCCGACCTGGGCATCACGGCCATGCGCTTTCCGCTGCTGTGGGAGCGCACCGCCCCCTACGGCCCCGAGCGGGCCGACTGGCACTGGGCCGACACCCGGCTCGCGCGGCTGGCGGACAGGGGAGTCGAGCCCATCGTGGGGCTGGTGCACCACGGCAGCGGGCCGCGTCACACGCACCTGCTGGACCCTGGGTTCGTCAAGGGAGTGCAGGCCTACGCGCGGGCGGTGGCCGAGCGGTATCCGCACCTGGGCGCGTATACGCCCGTCAATGAACCCCTGACCACGGCCCGCTTCTCGGCGCTGTACGGCCACTGGTACCCCCACGCGCGGGACGAGCGGTCGTTCTGGACGGCCCTCTTTCACCAGCTTCAGGCGACGGCCCTGGCGATGCGTGAGATTCGGGCGGTAAATCCGGCGGCCCGATTGATTCAGACCGAGGACCTGGGCCGGACCTACAGCACCCCGCGCATGCGCTACCAGGCCGACTTCGAGAACGAGCGGCGCTGGCTGAGCCTCGACCTGCTGCTGGGCCGGGTGGACGAGGGGCACCCGATGTGGAAGTACCTGCGCTGGATCGGCGCCCCCGAGCACGAGGTCCGCTGGTTTGCTGAGAACCCCTGTCCGCCCGACGTGCTGGGCCTGAACGTGTATGTGACGAGCGAGCGCTTTCTCGACGAGCGGCTGAGCCACTACCCTGGTCACACCCACGGCGGCAACGGCCGCGACCGCTACGCCGACGTGGAGGCGGTGCGGGTGCGCGGCGAGGGGATCGGTGGCCCTGGCGACCGATTGCGCGAGGCGCACGCCCGCTACGGCCTGCCCCTGGCGATCACCGAAGTGCACCTGGGCTGCACCCGCGAGGAGCAACTGCGCTGGCTGGCGGGCGCGTGGCAGGCCGCGCAGGAGGTCCGCGCCGAGGGGGCCGACGTGCGGGCGATCACCGTCTGGGCGGCGATGGGGGCCTGGGAGTGGAACAGCCTGCTGACCCGCCGCGACGGGCACTACGAGAGTGGCCTGTGGGACATCCGCTCTCCCGAGCCGCGCCCCACCGCGCTGGTGACCCTGGCCCGCGAACTGGCGACCGGGCAGACACCCTCCCACCCGGTCCTCGCCGGGCCGGGATGGTGGGAGCGGCCGGGGCGCCTGACCTTCCCGCCCTTCGGCCCAGTACGGGCGGACGAACCCGCCGGAGCTCCCATTTTGATCACCGGGGCGACGGGCACGCTGGGGCAGGCGCTCGCCCGCGAGTGCGAGGGGCGCGGCCTCCCCTACCGGCTGCTGCGGCGGAATGACTGCGACATCGCGGACGCGGCGTCGGTGGCGCGGGCACTGGCCGAGCACCAGCCCTGGGCCGTCGTGAACGCCGCCGGTTACGTGCGGGTGGACGACGCCGAGCGAGATCCCCGCAACGACCGCGAGAACGTGGACGGGCCGCGCCTGCTGGCGGGGGCCTGCGCCGGGGCCGGGGTGCGGCTGGTGACCTTCTCCTCCGACCTCGTGTTCGATGGGCGCAAGGGGGCACCCTACGTGGAGTTGGACCCCCCCAACCCCCTGAACGCCTATGGCCGCAGCAAACGCGCCGCCGAGGAGGCGGTGCTGGGGGCGCTGCCGGAGGCCCTGGTCATCCGCACGAGCGCCTTTTTCGGGCCTTGGGACCCTTACAACTTCGCCGCGCACGTGGTCCGCGAGCTGGGGGCCGGGCGGGTGCTGCGGGCGGCCGACGATCAGGTGGTCTCGCCCACCTACGTGCCCGACCTCACGCGGGCGGTGCTCGACCTCCTCATCGACGGCGAGCGCGGCGTGTGGCATCTCGCCAACCCCGGCGCCGTGAGCTGGGCCGACTTCGCCCGCATGGTGGCCGACGTGACCGGCCTGGACGCGGGGCTGGTGGAAGGCGTCCCCACCGCCGAGCTGGGTCTGCCCGCCCTCCGGCCCGCCTTCAGCGCCCTGGGCAGCGAGCGCGGCGAGGTCATGCCGAGCTTCGTAGACGCTCTGGGACGCTGGGCACAGCACGCCGAGTTGCCCGAGCGGGCGGAACTGGCGGCGGACTGA
- the zapE gene encoding cell division protein ZapE, which translates to MIDLLARRPSLSPEELIADLSPSARFHGVRFENYRPNPEFPSQEEARRSLQLFLQGAQARPGGFRLFRRSRPEGRGLYLDGGFGVGKTHLLASTYHAAQGTRALMSFQDLMYVIGALGMGRAVDAFRGHDLLLIDEFELDDPGNTHMANTFLGQLMPAGTSVVATSNTEPGALGQGRFNATDFQRQIQGIADRFETHRIDGPDYRQRGTAPAQPLGADEFAAWRARQPDAGLAVVSHRDLGRLLIDVHPSRFARLLAGVEALGVTGLAPMPDQNVALRFVHFVDKLYDLGLRAAFTGAPLGTLFSETYRHGAYAKKYSRCLSRLSELLHEARADLAAG; encoded by the coding sequence ATGATCGACCTCCTCGCCCGCCGCCCCAGCCTCAGCCCCGAGGAACTCATCGCCGACCTCTCGCCCAGCGCCCGCTTCCACGGGGTGCGCTTCGAGAACTACCGGCCCAACCCCGAGTTTCCCAGCCAGGAAGAAGCCCGGCGCTCGCTGCAACTCTTCTTGCAGGGGGCGCAGGCGCGGCCCGGCGGCTTCCGCCTCTTCCGCCGCTCCAGGCCCGAGGGCCGGGGTCTGTACCTCGACGGCGGCTTCGGGGTGGGCAAGACGCACCTGCTGGCAAGCACCTACCACGCGGCCCAGGGCACGCGGGCGCTGATGAGCTTTCAGGACCTGATGTACGTGATCGGGGCGCTCGGCATGGGCCGGGCGGTGGACGCCTTTCGTGGACACGACCTGCTGCTGATCGACGAGTTCGAACTCGACGACCCTGGCAACACCCACATGGCGAACACCTTCCTGGGGCAACTGATGCCCGCCGGGACGAGCGTGGTCGCCACCTCCAACACCGAGCCGGGGGCGCTGGGGCAGGGCCGCTTCAACGCCACCGACTTCCAGCGCCAGATTCAGGGCATCGCCGACCGCTTCGAAACCCACCGCATCGACGGCCCCGACTACCGCCAGCGCGGTACAGCCCCGGCGCAGCCCCTCGGCGCCGACGAGTTCGCCGCGTGGCGGGCGCGGCAGCCGGACGCGGGCCTCGCCGTGGTCAGCCACCGCGACCTGGGCCGCCTGCTGATCGACGTTCACCCCAGCCGCTTCGCCCGGCTGCTCGCGGGGGTAGAGGCCCTGGGGGTGACGGGGCTCGCCCCCATGCCCGACCAGAACGTCGCCCTGCGCTTCGTGCACTTCGTGGACAAGCTGTATGACCTCGGCCTGCGGGCGGCCTTTACCGGGGCGCCGCTGGGCACCCTCTTTTCCGAGACCTACCGCCACGGCGCCTACGCCAAGAAGTACAGCCGTTGCCTCAGCCGCCTCTCCGAGCTGCTGCACGAGGCGCGGGCGGACCTCGCCGCCGGGTGA
- a CDS encoding S4 domain-containing protein, producing the protein MKSKLSALVAQARGGRVVRTPFVDGDDIDRRLLQDDDVRFVIAGGFPDARRVVLTLHPAHIPEVDSGVTVLRVTPGPGPAWDLQDFTVHLRRLELPEDAVGDVREERGGAFLVAATGKAASALEALTELGGREVEVEEVGETAGRGSKTREVVVPSMRVDVVGAKGFGVSRAYFQQGIDGGKVRLNGAPARASSDIKEGDSLSAEGLGRIDFKRVVNETRRGNFKVELEVHR; encoded by the coding sequence ATGAAGTCCAAGCTCAGTGCCCTCGTGGCCCAGGCGCGGGGCGGGCGCGTGGTGCGTACCCCCTTCGTGGACGGGGACGACATCGACCGCCGCCTGCTGCAAGACGACGACGTGCGGTTTGTGATCGCGGGCGGCTTTCCGGATGCCCGCCGGGTGGTCCTGACCCTGCACCCCGCCCATATCCCCGAGGTGGACAGCGGCGTGACCGTGTTGCGCGTGACCCCCGGCCCCGGCCCGGCCTGGGACCTTCAGGACTTCACCGTGCACCTGCGGCGGCTGGAGCTGCCCGAGGACGCCGTGGGCGACGTGCGCGAGGAACGCGGCGGGGCCTTCCTGGTCGCCGCGACGGGCAAGGCCGCGTCGGCGCTGGAGGCCCTGACGGAACTCGGCGGGCGTGAGGTCGAGGTCGAGGAGGTCGGGGAGACGGCCGGGCGCGGCAGCAAGACGCGCGAAGTGGTCGTGCCCTCCATGCGCGTGGACGTGGTGGGAGCCAAGGGCTTCGGCGTGAGCCGCGCCTACTTCCAGCAGGGCATCGACGGCGGCAAGGTGCGGCTCAACGGTGCCCCCGCCCGCGCGAGCAGCGACATCAAGGAGGGCGACAGCCTCAGCGCCGAGGGCCTGGGCCGCATCGACTTCAAGCGGGTCGTGAACGAGACGCGCCGGGGGAACTTCAAGGTCGAGCTGGAGGTTCACCGGTGA
- a CDS encoding DUF3197 domain-containing protein encodes MRVLEPLGLPGAPLETHRELMDLLGAAEGREGAGRPATLYLIADWQGVRDASRYAALITRGDEAVVTVPAYGPAYGPAGAGALAELVEWTQARGWPVREAVLNPSDFVRVLAEPDAEEVARLIAASNPSDPRIYTALPRHQPEEWQDAEAPVTTPRG; translated from the coding sequence ATGCGAGTCCTCGAACCGCTCGGCCTGCCCGGTGCCCCGCTGGAAACCCACCGCGAGCTGATGGACCTGCTCGGCGCTGCGGAGGGTCGGGAGGGCGCGGGCCGCCCCGCCACCCTGTACCTGATCGCCGACTGGCAGGGGGTGCGCGACGCTTCACGCTACGCAGCCCTGATCACGCGCGGCGACGAAGCTGTGGTCACCGTGCCCGCCTACGGCCCGGCGTATGGCCCGGCGGGGGCGGGGGCGCTGGCCGAACTCGTGGAGTGGACGCAGGCGCGGGGCTGGCCCGTACGCGAGGCTGTGCTCAACCCGTCCGACTTCGTGCGCGTGCTCGCCGAACCCGACGCGGAGGAGGTCGCCCGCCTGATCGCCGCGAGCAATCCCAGTGACCCGCGCATCTACACCGCCCTGCCCCGCCACCAGCCCGAGGAGTGGCAGGACGCCGAGGCCCCCGTCACGACCCCACGGGGCTGA